One Herbaspirillum rubrisubalbicans genomic window carries:
- the ampD gene encoding 1,6-anhydro-N-acetylmuramyl-L-alanine amidase AmpD, with amino-acid sequence MHTVLPDAAAWIIDGDGWCNIARREPSPNCDDRPEGAVTDLLVIHNISLPPGQFGGPYIADLFCNRLDYDAHPYFEQLRPLRVSAHFLIRRDGEVVQFVPAHRRAWHAGVSTFEGRERCNDFSIGIELEGTDFEPFAQAQYAALVKLSQALVSRYGLTAVVGHEHIAPVRKTDPGPFFDWAGYHNEMVKMINHAQLRFPLGLHKSQA; translated from the coding sequence ATGCATACCGTCCTGCCTGACGCCGCCGCCTGGATCATCGATGGCGACGGCTGGTGCAACATCGCCCGCCGCGAGCCCTCGCCCAACTGTGATGACCGGCCCGAGGGAGCGGTTACCGATCTGCTGGTGATCCACAACATCAGCCTGCCACCGGGGCAATTCGGCGGTCCTTATATAGCGGACCTGTTCTGCAATCGTCTCGACTACGATGCCCATCCTTACTTTGAGCAGTTGCGGCCGCTGCGGGTCTCTGCGCACTTCCTGATCCGTCGCGATGGCGAAGTGGTGCAGTTCGTCCCGGCCCATCGGCGGGCCTGGCACGCCGGGGTGTCTACCTTCGAGGGGCGCGAGCGCTGCAATGATTTTTCCATCGGTATCGAGCTCGAAGGGACCGACTTCGAACCCTTCGCCCAGGCCCAGTATGCGGCGCTGGTCAAGCTGTCTCAGGCCCTGGTAAGTCGCTATGGCCTGACCGCCGTGGTCGGTCACGAGCACATCGCACCGGTACGCAAGACCGATCCCGGCCCCTTCTTCGACTGGGCAGGCTACCACAACGAAATGGTAAAAATGATTAACCACGCGCAATTGCGCTTCCCTCTTGGCCTTCACAAAAGTCAAGCTTGA